The Sebastes umbrosus isolate fSebUmb1 chromosome 19, fSebUmb1.pri, whole genome shotgun sequence genome has a segment encoding these proteins:
- the rab14l gene encoding RAB14, member RAS oncogene family, like: protein MATAPYNYSYIFKYIIIGDMGVGKSCLLHQFTEKKFMADCPHTIGVEFGTRIIEVSGQKIKLQIWDTAGQERFRAVTRSYYRGAAGALMVYDITRRSTYNHLSSWLTDARNLTNPNTVIILIGNKADLEAQRDVTYEEAKQFAEENGLLFLEASAKTGENVEDAFLEAAKKIYQNIQDGSLDLNAAESGVQHKPSAPQGGRLTSEPQPQREGCGC, encoded by the exons ATGGCCACCGCACCGTACAACTACTCCTACATTTTCAAATACATCATTATCG GGGACATGGGGGTAGGGAAGTCATGTTTGCTCCACCAGTTCACAGAAAAGAAAT TCATGGCCGATTGCCCCCACACGATTGGCGTGGAGTTTGGTACGAGGATAATTGAGGTGAGCGGCCAGAAGATCAAGCTGCAGATTTGGGACACAGCGGGACAAGAACGCTTCAGGGCCGTCACCCGCTCCTACTACCGCGGAGCCGCAGGGGCGCTCATGGTCTACGACATCACCAG GAGAAGCACGTACAACCACCTCAGCAGCTGGCTGACTGACGCCAGAAACCTCACCAACCCCAATACT GTGATCATTCTCATAGGAAACAAAGCAGACCTGGAGGCCCAGAGGGACGTCACGTATGAGGAAGCGAAGCAGTTTGCTGAGGAGAACG GTCTGTTGTTTCTGGAAGCCAGCGCAAAAAC AGGTGAAAACGTCGAGGACGCCTTCCTGGAAGCGGCTAAGAAGATCTACCAGAACATCCAAGACGGCAGCCTGGACCTGAACGCCGCAGAGTCGGGGGTCCAGCACAAGCCGTCGGCTCCTCAGGGCGGCCGGCTAACCAGCGAACCACAGCCCCAGAGGGAAGGCTGCGGGTGCTAA
- the LOC119478673 gene encoding uncharacterized protein LOC119478673, translating to MTLHTWLVYGLGFILVWALCLKQVQGLQCYGCNIIQGQRYVDVGCSNPEVITCTHSHKGFKHRFCIKTESTALGIVLTSGCATSRHCQQHELPGVRIHCCDSDLCNRAPSWHPGTLHYICALFSLLLLRMWL from the exons ATGACTTTACATACCTGGCTGGTGTATGGGCTTGGATTTATCTTGGTTTGGGCACTCTGCTTGAAACAGG TCCAGGGGCTGCAGTGCTATGGCTGTAACATCATCCAGGGCCAGAGGTATGTGGACGTGGGCTGCTCCAACCCAGAGGTCATCACCTGCACCCACTCACACAAAGGCTTCAAACACCGCTTCTGCATCAAGACAGAGAGCA CGGCCCTGGGTATCGTCCTGACCAGCGGTTGTGCCACATCCAGACACTGCCAGCAGCACGAGCTGCCAGGGGTGCGCATCCACTGCTGTGACTCAGACCTATGTAACAGGGCCCCCTCCTGGCACCCGGGCACACTGCACTACATCTGTGCACTGTTCAGCCTCTTGCTGCTGAGGATGTGGTTGTGA